A single genomic interval of Porphyromonas sp. oral taxon 275 harbors:
- the tsf gene encoding translation elongation factor Ts produces MSALMESIKKLRALTGAGLSDVKKAIEEAEGDLEKAIELIRKRGQAIAAKRGDHDAEEGCILAAHEGDYAVMVGVKCETDFVAKNEDFIKLVSTILEVAKSKKGATKEEILATTLENGRSVQEYITERSGVSGEKMELGVYEFVQGPFTTSYVHPGNMLATIVAFNEATDAQVARDVAMQIAAMAPVGITEEDVPAEIKERELALAREKAIEAGKPANLVDTIAQGALKKYYKENTLLDQLFVKDNKLTIAQYLQAQSKSLTVTAFKRVTLKAE; encoded by the coding sequence ATGAGTGCACTGATGGAAAGCATCAAGAAGCTCCGCGCCCTCACCGGTGCTGGCCTCTCTGATGTCAAGAAGGCGATTGAAGAAGCCGAAGGCGATCTCGAGAAGGCGATCGAGCTGATCCGCAAGCGCGGTCAGGCTATCGCTGCTAAGCGTGGTGACCACGACGCTGAGGAAGGCTGCATCCTCGCAGCTCACGAAGGCGACTACGCTGTCATGGTCGGCGTAAAGTGCGAGACCGACTTCGTAGCTAAGAACGAAGACTTCATCAAGCTCGTCTCGACGATCCTCGAGGTAGCCAAGAGCAAGAAGGGCGCGACGAAGGAAGAGATCCTTGCTACGACGCTGGAGAACGGCCGTAGCGTGCAGGAGTACATCACCGAGCGCAGCGGTGTCTCTGGTGAGAAGATGGAGCTCGGCGTATACGAGTTCGTCCAGGGCCCCTTCACGACCTCCTACGTACACCCCGGTAACATGCTGGCTACCATCGTTGCCTTCAACGAGGCTACCGATGCACAGGTCGCTCGCGACGTAGCTATGCAGATCGCTGCTATGGCTCCCGTCGGTATCACCGAGGAGGACGTACCCGCAGAGATCAAGGAGCGTGAGCTCGCCCTTGCTCGTGAGAAGGCTATCGAGGCAGGCAAGCCCGCCAACCTCGTAGACACGATCGCTCAGGGTGCCCTGAAGAAGTACTACAAGGAGAACACGCTCCTGGATCAGCTCTTCGTCAAGGACAACAAGCTGACGATCGCTCAGTACCTCCAGGCACAGAGCAAGAGCCTCACGGTGACTGCCTTCAAGCGCGTTACCCTCAAGGCTGAATAA